The following are from one region of the Microbacterium sp. cx-55 genome:
- a CDS encoding TetR/AcrR family transcriptional regulator, whose product MSRLNRRGPYAKGIERRREILDTALEVFADRGLDKLSLRAIADDLDINHGTILHYFPSLEDLLLELLVRHDSEVDLRSRDDGGVGLVGELQAGTESNVRIPSLVALYTSMLGRSVEPGNSRARAYFAERFEVGRQQMGRAIKEAQLAAGTDGSDAELVAGVVMAALDGLQVQWLLDPDFDFVGAIRKLQPLIGNAPEVWRAFQTTTFWGTAVPLARERADHKTQ is encoded by the coding sequence ATGAGTCGACTGAACCGGCGAGGACCATACGCCAAAGGAATCGAGCGACGGCGGGAGATCCTCGATACTGCTCTCGAAGTGTTCGCGGATCGCGGCCTAGATAAGTTGTCTCTGAGGGCAATAGCCGACGATCTCGATATCAATCACGGAACAATCCTTCATTACTTTCCATCGCTCGAGGATCTGCTGCTCGAACTCCTTGTGCGTCACGATTCCGAAGTTGATCTGAGGTCACGTGACGATGGAGGGGTCGGCCTCGTCGGAGAACTGCAAGCCGGTACAGAATCCAACGTGAGGATCCCGAGTCTCGTCGCCCTGTACACGAGCATGCTGGGGCGGTCTGTGGAGCCGGGGAATTCGAGGGCCAGGGCTTACTTCGCGGAGCGATTCGAGGTTGGTCGCCAGCAAATGGGACGAGCGATTAAAGAGGCCCAGCTCGCTGCGGGGACGGATGGATCTGATGCTGAGCTGGTGGCGGGGGTGGTGATGGCAGCGTTGGATGGACTGCAGGTTCAGTGGCTGCTGGATCCTGACTTCGATTTCGTGGGCGCTATACGTAAACTGCAGCCTCTGATCGGGAACGCACCAGAGGTATGGCGGGCGTTCCAAACCACAACTTTTTGGGGCACTGCAGTGCCTCTAGCCCG